The genomic segment tgccagtgtaacagtatagcgtccgtccctctcctcgctcctccctgggctcgaaccagcaacacaacgacaacagccaccatcgaagcagcgttacccatgcagagcaaggggaacaactactagaaggatcagagcgagtgacgtttgaaacgctattagtgcgtgctaactagctagccatttcactttggttacaccagcctcatctcgggagttgataagcttgaagtcataaacagcgcaatgcttgacacacaacgaagagctgctggcaaaacgcaggaaagtgctgtttgaatgaatgtttacgcgcctgcttctgcctaccaccgctcagtcatatacttgtatgctcagtcagattatatgcaatgctagataatatctagtaatatcatcaaccatgtgtagttaactagtgattatgattgattgttttttataagataagtttaatgccagctagcaacttaccttggcttactgcgtaacaggcagtctccttgtggagtgcaacgagagagaggcaggtcgttattgcattggactagttaactgtaatgttgcaagattggatcccccgagctgacaaggtgaaaatatgttctgcccctgaacaaggcagttaacccaccattcctaggccgtcattgaaaataagaatgtgttcgtaactgacttgcctagttaaataaaggtgttaaaaaaataataaaagaaaatcggcgcccaaaaatacagatttccgattgttatgaaaacttgaaatcggccattccgattaatcggtcgacctctaatctctaTACACACACTAAAGTCCAGGGGAATGGATGATTTCTATGTGACGGTCATGACTCTCATAGTGAGAGGGCAGGGGTAGTTCAGGGCCTTTATTCATaaagtctcagagtaggagtgctgttctaggatcagtttagccttttatatcacaatgaataagattacatggacagaggggacctgatcctaaatTAGCCCTGGAACTTCTTGAATACCATCCCTGTACTATAAGGGTTGTTTCACACACTTATTGGAAAGGCCTATGTGACGTTTGACCGGGGTGTTCAACAAACCTGTTGATGGTCCCTCTTCTTTTGCTTGTATGTCCCCCAGCCCTGTACGAGAAGGCTGAGATCAAGGCCCCAGAGGGAGTGGCCAACAAGCACCTCCTGATCGGTGTGTCGTCTGACCGTGGTCTCTGTGGCGCCGTCCATTCCAACGTGGCCAAGGCCATCAAGGCCAAGATTGCTACCCTCACCGGCGAGGGCAAGGAGGTGATGGTAGTTAATGTGGGGGACAAGCTGAGGAACATCCTGCAGAGGTACAGAATGATAATAAAGAAATACAGCCATATCAGCTTTACTTTACTGTATGATGCCCACAGCAACAGGTCCACTTTAGTGGTTCCCTTTGGAATTTAGTTTATTTCCATGACAAGTGTTCcctccctgccacccaggacacATAGCAATTACCTGCTGCTCAGCTGCAAGGAGGTGGGCCGCAAGCCCCCCACCTTTACCGACGCTTCCATCGTCGCCACAGAGCTGCTCAACATGGGCTTCGAGTTTGACCAGGGTGCTGTCATCTACAACAGATTCAGGTATGGATGGACTCCTTTCACAGCCACATCAGTGTCTTGTCTCCTCCAAATGTTTTCTTAGTTCAGACACTATTGGTATGGGAAGATTCACGTCAAGGATAGTCCCATCCTTGTCCTTCAAAGTACATAACATCCATTCAAGACTTGTTTTGATGATGGGCTATTTTCCCCCCTCATTCAGGTCTGTGATCTCCTACAAGACTGACGAGAAGCCCATCTTCTCCATTGATACTGTTGCTAATTCAGGTACAACAAGATTGTTTTGAAGGTCGCTTAATTCTTTAGTCTAAGTCTTTGAGGAGGGGGTGCTGctaagctgacatatggaattgttttaaggtggtcatactatggatcatttagctaattgatttatacattttaaaacctcttggtgttagggggcagtattttcatttttggggaaaaaacgttcccgttttaaacaggatattttgtcaggaaaagatgctagaatatgcatataattgacagctttggatagaaaacactcttaacgtttccaaaactgtaaagatattgtctgtgagtataacagaactgatgttgcaggcgaaagcctgagaaaaatccaatccggaagtgccccaggttttgaaagtgctgcgttccaatgactccctattcagctgtgaatgtaccatcaacgagcttatgctttctacgtattccccaaggtgtctacagcattgtgacatagttttacgcatttctgttgaagaatagccgtaggcggccacattgtgtaagtggtcacatggtggctccgagagagattctcgcgtaaaatacggAGGTATCCATTACTCCAATCGTTCCTagtgaaaaactaattgtcccgacggatatattatcgaatagatattagaaaaacaccttgaggatggattctaaacaacgtttgccatgtttctgtcgatattatggagctaatttggaatatttttcggcgttgtggtgaccgcaatttccgggcgatttctcagccaaacgtgaagaacaaacggagctatttcgcctacaaaaataatattttggggaaaaatttactttggctgtctacctgggagtctcgtgagtgaaaacatccgaaatTCATCAAAGGTAatcgatttaatttgattgcttttctgatttccgtgacaaggttgcctgctgctagcaaggcataatgctatgctaggctatgataaacttacacaaatgcttgtctagcgttggctgtaaagcatatttagaaaatctgagacgacagggtgattaacaaaaggctaagctgtgttccaatatatttcacttgtgattttcatgaataagaatattttctaggaagatttatgtctgttgcgttatgctaattagtgtcacaTGCTACAGGTTAAGACCCCTTTAGGTTTCAaaggaatatatacatatatttggcCTTTACTATTAAAGCCCAtggaaatgcattgaataacacataactaacaaggttttgaagtgtctatcGTAAATCTAGGAGATATATAAAAAACTCAGTGTGTGATAGATATATAATATCACACACATAAAAAATgtgtacacatatttaaccccttttatATTTAACTACCTTTATGCTTCCATTTGTTTAAAAAGAAAACCAtaccggttaccttcagacgagtcccgtgatacttgtaggggttgtagagcaaaacagaACACCATCGGGTTCGTGAGAATCTACTTTCAGCAGTGGGGGTcctattagtttgtagcccaaatggTTCGGACACTCccaaacagaagttggcacaatTAGGGTGATGTGCTTGTACGTCATTTGACTCTAGGGGGGGTTAAAGATATATGCCCCACAAAATGGCCGACTGACATCATGCGTCGTATTTTCCCTCTCCTGTAACAGAGAACATGGGCATCTATGATGACATTGATGCTGACGTGCTGAGGAACTACCAGGAGTTTGCCCTGGTCAACATCATCTACTTTGGCCTGAAGGAGTCCACAACCAGCGAGCAGAGTGCCAGGATGACTGCTATGGACAGCGCCAGCAAGAACGCCTGTGAGCATCTAACTCAGCCACTGCCTCTAACAACTAGCTTACTGCTCATCTTCCTCACCTGTCTATTAAGTCGTAGTCTTCCTGCCTGCCTCATAGCACACACAGTAGCTGTAGTCCTTTGTGATTATCTTCCTCAGTCTCCCTCTACTGCTTGATTGACCTAGTGTTATGCCTCTAGGGTTGCTGTTGATATTACAATATCAGCTAATCTGGTTGCCAGGTCTGTGTGCCTGCACTGTGATGGCTTTGTTCTCAGATTCATATCAACCCTGgctctgttctctcccctccagCTGAGATGATTGACAAGCTGACCCTCACCTTCAACCGTACTAGGCAGGCTGTCATCACCAAGGAGCTCATTGAGATCATCTCTGGAGCTGCTGCCCTGTGAGTACTGTTCACTGTCAGCTTATTTCTGCCCATCCTCTCGCTTGCTCTGTTTCattctttgtccctctctctccctcacacattgGTTGTCTCCCCTTGGTGTTTGATCTGTTCCTCACAgtaatgtttttttctttcttcacaCATTCTTCCCCACTCATTCTTAACCGTGATTGGTTACCTAGACCTTTGAAAATATCCCCAACTTGACTCCTTGCATGAGCCCACCCATTGTCTGTCATTATTAAATGTTTAGTCTTTTCAAGTTTGTTTACTAATCATTCTTTTCTGTCAACCTTATTACTGCAATCCCTCATGTTGGTGTCAGGACATAAATCATGTGATTTGTAGGTAACAGCCCCTAGGGTACATGTGCTATGCTCAAAGGAGATAGTTGCCAGTGCTTTTAAGTCCAGGACTATGTTTAATCTGTGTCCGGAAAACCATCCCACTGTAGTCTTTAAAATGGAATATCTCCCTCTAGTGCCTAGTGTGTGCGATCATGTATcctgtgtttttttaaatatttttttaaaaatctgaataGAAACCCTATTATTCCCCCACATTTACTGTGACATTTTGTTTGGGTATTTTGATTTCATCCTGTTTTTTTCTGAATGCATGTTCTGTGTGGTTTCAGATAAATGGACGAGGTCCTCCTGCCATCATCGCCTGTGGTTCTGGCATACATGCTTCTGAGTACTTCAAACGGCCGTCGTCGAGAGTTTTATGAACATTTGTGCTTCTATTTGTAAAATATACGGTAAAAAAATAAACCTCTTACAGAGAAACGTGTTCCTTTCATAGGTCCTCCTAGTTCTACTCACAATAAATCCTACTTGTGACCATGAAAAAGAGTGATGTTTGAGCATAAAGATACGCTTCAATTTACATTGCTATTGTGTTTTCCTTCTGTCTGAAAAATGCAAATGCACTTCCAAATATAGGCTGTCTATGGAATGTATCACTCCAAAAGATTATCGTTGCACTCAATTCCTTTGAAATAAAAGTCATGGTATTTGGCACAACTCTTAGTATTCTACactaataaaatatataaatgcaacaattgcAAAGATTTTTCAAGATTCAtatagtcaattgaaataaattcattaggccctaatctataggtttcacatgactgggaatacagatatgcatctgttgatcacagacCCTTAAATAAAAGGTATCAGGAAACCAGTCggtatctgatgtgaccaccatttgcctcgtgGCGAGACATCTTCGCATAGATTTGATGATTCTTTTGATTGTctcttgtggaatgttgtcccaatgcctctgcgaagttgctggatactgGCGGGAACTGGATCACGCTGTCGatcccaaacttgctcaatggGGGACATCttgagtatacaggccatggaagaactggaaaaTATTCAGCTTCCTGGAATTATGTACAGGTCCTTGTGAAGTGGTGCTGAGCATTATTAGCATGCTgagacatgaggtgatggcggtgtatgaatggcacaacaatgggtctcaggatctcaAGGTATCTGTGGATTCAAATTGCCCTCGATAAAATGGCATTTTCTTTGATgcctgtagcttatgcctgcccataccataacccacctccaccatggggctctctgttcacaatgttgacatcagcaaaccgctctcccacatgacaccatacacgCTATCTGCCATctcc from the Oncorhynchus tshawytscha isolate Ot180627B linkage group LG33, Otsh_v2.0, whole genome shotgun sequence genome contains:
- the atp5f1c gene encoding ATP synthase subunit gamma, mitochondrial isoform X2, with product MFARTSALVFLPQCGQVRNMATLKDITIRLKSIKNIQKITKSMKMVAAAKYARAERQLKPARVYGNGAVALYEKAEIKAPEGVANKHLLIGVSSDRGLCGAVHSNVAKAIKAKIATLTGEGKEVMVVNVGDKLRNILQRTHSNYLLLSCKEVGRKPPTFTDASIVATELLNMGFEFDQGAVIYNRFRSVISYKTDEKPIFSIDTVANSENMGIYDDIDADVLRNYQEFALVNIIYFGLKESTTSEQSARMTAMDSASKNASEMIDKLTLTFNRTRQAVITKELIEIISGAAAL
- the atp5f1c gene encoding ATP synthase subunit gamma, mitochondrial isoform X1, coding for MFARTSALVFLPQCGQVRNMATLKDITIRLKSIKNIQKITKSMKMVAAAKYARAERQLKPARVYGNGAVALYEKAEIKAPEGVANKHLLIGVSSDRGLCGAVHSNVAKAIKAKIATLTGEGKEVMVVNVGDKLRNILQRTHSNYLLLSCKEVGRKPPTFTDASIVATELLNMGFEFDQGAVIYNRFRSVISYKTDEKPIFSIDTVANSENMGIYDDIDADVLRNYQEFALVNIIYFGLKESTTSEQSARMTAMDSASKNASEMIDKLTLTFNRTRQAVITKELIEIISGAAALT
- the atp5f1c gene encoding ATP synthase subunit gamma, mitochondrial isoform X3 encodes the protein MFARTSALVFLPQCGQVRNMATLKDITIRLKSIKNIQKITKSMKMVAAAKYARAERQLKPARVYGNGAVALYEKAEIKAPEGVANKHLLIGVSSDRGLCGAVHSNVAKAIKAKIATLTGEGKEVMVVNVGDKLRNILQRTHSNYLLLSCKEVGRKPPTFTDASIVATELLNMGFEFDQGAVIYNRFRSVISYKTDEKPIFSIDTVANSENMGIYDDIDADVLRNYQEFALVNIIYFGLKESTTSEQSARMTAMDSASKNASEMIDKLTLTFNRTRQAVITKELIEIISGAAAL